A window of Erpetoichthys calabaricus chromosome 12, fErpCal1.3, whole genome shotgun sequence contains these coding sequences:
- the LOC127529918 gene encoding uncharacterized protein LOC127529918 gives MLLVHMHHKLGVQWGQKVVIGADFNGHVGEGNSGDEEVIGRYGVKQRNEEGQRIVNFAKRMDMAVVNTYFNKREEHRVTYKSGGRCTQVDYILCRRVDLKETKDCKVVAGESVGKQHRMVACRMTLEIKKRKRVRAEPRIKWWKLKKEDCKVEFREEVRQALGGSEELPDSWETTADVVRVTARMVLGVTSGKRKEEKETWWWNEEIQESIQRKRMAKKKWDSQRDAESRQEYKEIRRKVKRGGKS, from the exons atgttgttagtgcatatgcaccacaagttgggtgtgcaatgg ggacagaaagtggtgattggagcagatttcaatgggcatgttggtgaagggaacagtggagacgaggaggtgattggtaggtatggtgtcaagcagaggaatgaagaaggtcagaggatagtgaattttgccaaaaggatggacatggctgtggtgaatacatattttaataagagggaggaacacagggttacgtacaagagtggaggaagatgcacacaggtagattacatcttatgcagaagagttgatctgaaggagactaaggactgcaaagtggtggcaggggaaagtgtaggtaagcagcataggatggtggcatgtaggatgacattggagatcaagaagaggaagagagtgagggcagagccaaggatcaaatggtggaagttgaaaaaggaagactgcaaggttgagtttagggaggaggtgagacaggcactgggtggcagcgaagagttaccagacagctgggaaactacagcagatgtagtaagggtgacagcaagaatggtgcttggcgtgacatctggaaagagaaaggaggaaaaggaaacctggtggtggaatgaggaaatacaggagagtatacagaggaagaggatggcaaagaagaagtgggatagtcagagagatgcagaaagtagacaagagtacaaggagataaggcgcaaggtgaagagaggtggcaaaagctaa